Genomic DNA from Microbaculum marinisediminis:
AAAGTACGAAGAGAGAAAATACAAGGAACGCACTGTAAAGACGAGATTTTTCGACCTATCAAAGGAATTGGGCGAACTCGGCGTCTGGGTCCGGATGCACTACGTGTATCCCTATCCGCACGTCGACGAGGTGATCCCGCTGATGGCCGACGGCAAGGTGCTGCCCTACCTCGATATCCCCTTCCAGCACGCCAGCCCGAACGTGCTGAAGGCGATGCGGCGCCCGGCCCACGCCGAGAAGACGCTAGAGCGCATCCGCCGCTGGCGCGACATCTGCCCGGACCTCGCCATCCGCTCGACCTTCATCGTCGGCTTTCCGGGAGAGACGGACGAGGATTTCGAGAGCCTGCTCGACTTCGTCGCGGACGCGGATATCGATCGCGTCGGCTGTTTCCGCTACGAGCCGGTCGAGGGCGCGAAGTCGAACGAACTGCCCGGCGCGGTGCCCGACGACGTCACCGAGGAGCGCTGGGCGGCGCTGATGGAAGCGGCGCAGGAGGTGAGCGCCGCGCGACTTCAAACCAAGGTCGGCCGCGAGATCGACGTCATCATCGATTCAGTCGACGGCGACGGCGCCACCGGCCGCACGGTCTGGGACGCACCGGAAATCGACGGCTCGGTCTTCATCCCGCACGAGGATGACCTCACACCCGGCGACATCGTCCGCGCACGGGTGGTGAAGGCCAGCGAATACGACCTGGAAGCCGATCTGGCGTGACCATCCACCGCCCCCCGTCGGCAAGCTTTTGATGCCGTGATCGGCTAGGGTCGCCTCCGATTCGCGGATATGGAGGCGGAATTGATGGAAACCGTATCGACCAATCGGGCGTTCGAGGGCGTTCAGGGCGTCTACCGACACGAATCCGCGACCTGCGGCTGCCCGATGACCTTCGCCGTCTACGTGCCGCCACAGGCCAAGGACGGCCCCTGCCCGGTCCTCTGGTACCTGTCCGGCCTCACCTGCACCCACGCCAACGTGATGGAGAAGGGCGAGTACCGGAAGGCCGCGGCCGAGCATGGCGTCATCATCGTCTGCCCCGACACCTCGCCGCGCGGAGAGACGATCGCCAACGACGAAGCCTACGACCTCGGTCAGGGCGCCGGCTTCTACGTCGATGCGACCGAGGCCCCGTGGGCGCCG
This window encodes:
- the rimO gene encoding 30S ribosomal protein S12 methylthiotransferase RimO: MPNDTPTVGIVSLGCPKALVDSERILTKLRSQGYAVSPDYDGADVVIVNTCGFLDSAKEESLEAIGEAIAENGRVIVTGCLGVEESRIRDQFPDVLSVTGPHQYEAVVGAVNEAVPPRHDPFVDLVPPEGLRLTPRHYAYLKISEGCNNRCTFCIIPQIRGDLVSRPADRVLMEAEKLVKAGVKELLVISQDTSAYGVDLKYEERKYKERTVKTRFFDLSKELGELGVWVRMHYVYPYPHVDEVIPLMADGKVLPYLDIPFQHASPNVLKAMRRPAHAEKTLERIRRWRDICPDLAIRSTFIVGFPGETDEDFESLLDFVADADIDRVGCFRYEPVEGAKSNELPGAVPDDVTEERWAALMEAAQEVSAARLQTKVGREIDVIIDSVDGDGATGRTVWDAPEIDGSVFIPHEDDLTPGDIVRARVVKASEYDLEADLA